From Watersipora subatra chromosome 8, tzWatSuba1.1, whole genome shotgun sequence, a single genomic window includes:
- the LOC137401543 gene encoding AMMECR1-like protein: MSKKPRLVENGYSSGIHNGYTHKDRTVSREMAYFCFETLLKHLRRQPTTKQSELSNFTNDPYPLFVTWNTGRERHLRGCIGTFTPLKLHQGLKEYAITSAIRDSRFSPITLDEVSKLSVTVSILLNFEDAGDYLDWEVGKHGIRIEFVNERGQHKTATYLPDVSVQQGWNKLQTIDSLLRKGGHKGHISQQLRSSIKLVRYQSEKVQATYDDYKEYIGNEHSEQSASMHGLANGHSC; the protein is encoded by the exons ATGTCTAAAAAACCAAGACTCGTTGAAAATGGTTACTCTTCTGGCATTCATAATGGGTACACACACAAAGATAGGACGGTATCTCGAGAGATGGCCTACTTCTGTTTTGAAACCCTCTTGAAGCATCTTAGACGACAACCAACCACAAAGCAAAGTGAACTCTCCAATTTCACAAACGACCCATA CCCACTATTCGTAACATGGAACACTGGCAGAGAACGGCACTTGCGTGGATGTATAGGAACGTTTACACCATTAAAACTCCATCAAGGCTTAAAAGAATACGCGATAACGAG TGCTATAAGAGACTCCAGGTTCAGCCCGATAACCTTAGACGAAGTTTCTAAACTTTCTGTGACAGTCTCTATTCTTCTGAACTTTGAAGATGCAGGCGACTATCTTGACTGGGAG GTTGGCAAACATGGCATCCGTATAGAGTTTGTGAATGAAAGAGGTCAGCACAAGACAGCGACCTACCTACCTGATGTATCCGTGCAACAAG GGTGGAACAAACTCCAAACTATAGACAGCCTCCTTAGGAAAGGAGGCCACAAAGGACATATATCCCAACAGCTGCGTTCATCTATTAAA CTTGTACGATACCAGAGTGAGAAAGTACAGGCTACATATGATGATTACAAAGAATACATTGGCAATGAACATTCTGAACAGTCAGCATCTATGCATGGCCTTGCGAATGGCCATAGCTGTTAA